The following are encoded in a window of Streptomyces griseiscabiei genomic DNA:
- a CDS encoding SPFH domain-containing protein, whose protein sequence is MSSVVLAVLGVVVLLVLLALVVVTRYKVAGPSEAFIVTGRRGKQATDPETGRVFTDNSGQKVVVGGGVFVVPFVQQRFTLDLSSRHIPVAVRGAVTLRGIKANLEGVAIVKVGGTEDSIRAAAQRFLMQQDGIVGFTQEVLSGALRAIVGRMSVEDVIRDRAAFAGQVAEEAEASLSGQGLVLDAFQIQDITTEGSYLEDLGRPEAARAKQEADIAEAVARRAAEQARLKAEEEIAVAQRTFYLKQAEIKAETDSAAAQANAAGPLAEAARQQDILTQQEKVAERQAALKDRQLDTEVRKPADAQRYAAEQEAEARRVARVKQAEAERLAEIAGAQAEAERARLTGEGEKQRRTALAEAEAVEGLRQGESERARRAAIAEAVRLEGEAEAAAIGAKGAAEAEAMRQKADAFGRYGEAAVLQMLVEVLPQVVAKAAEPLAAVDKMTVISTDGAARIPRAVADNVAQGLELLGSTTGVDLAELLKGVVRGGSAAGGREARGGSAAGDREARAGDNGKVEIGE, encoded by the coding sequence ATGAGTTCTGTCGTGCTCGCGGTGCTGGGGGTCGTCGTACTGCTGGTGCTGCTGGCTCTCGTCGTGGTCACCCGTTACAAGGTGGCCGGTCCCAGTGAGGCGTTCATCGTCACCGGGCGGCGGGGCAAGCAGGCCACCGATCCGGAGACCGGGCGGGTGTTCACCGACAACAGCGGGCAGAAGGTCGTGGTCGGCGGCGGGGTGTTCGTCGTGCCGTTCGTGCAGCAGCGGTTCACCCTGGACCTGTCGTCGCGTCATATCCCGGTGGCGGTGCGCGGCGCGGTCACCCTGCGCGGGATCAAGGCGAACCTCGAAGGTGTCGCCATCGTCAAGGTCGGCGGCACCGAGGACTCGATCCGGGCCGCCGCCCAGCGGTTCCTGATGCAGCAGGACGGCATCGTCGGCTTCACACAGGAGGTGCTGTCGGGCGCGCTGCGGGCCATCGTCGGCCGGATGTCGGTGGAGGACGTCATCCGGGACCGGGCCGCGTTCGCCGGTCAGGTCGCCGAGGAGGCGGAGGCCAGCCTGTCCGGGCAGGGCCTGGTCCTGGACGCCTTCCAGATCCAGGACATCACCACCGAGGGCTCCTATCTGGAGGACCTCGGCCGTCCGGAGGCCGCGCGCGCCAAGCAGGAGGCCGACATCGCCGAGGCCGTCGCGCGGCGTGCCGCCGAGCAGGCCCGGCTGAAGGCGGAGGAGGAGATCGCGGTCGCCCAGCGGACCTTCTACCTGAAGCAGGCCGAGATCAAGGCCGAGACGGACTCCGCCGCCGCGCAGGCGAACGCGGCCGGGCCGCTCGCGGAGGCCGCGCGTCAGCAGGACATCCTCACCCAGCAGGAGAAGGTCGCCGAGCGGCAGGCGGCGTTGAAGGACCGTCAGCTCGACACCGAGGTCCGCAAGCCCGCCGACGCCCAGCGGTACGCGGCCGAACAGGAGGCCGAGGCGCGGCGGGTGGCCCGGGTCAAGCAGGCCGAGGCCGAGCGGCTGGCCGAGATCGCGGGCGCCCAGGCGGAGGCGGAGCGGGCGCGGCTGACCGGTGAGGGCGAGAAGCAGCGGCGTACGGCGCTGGCCGAGGCGGAGGCCGTCGAGGGGCTCCGGCAGGGCGAGTCCGAGCGGGCGCGGCGGGCCGCCATCGCGGAGGCGGTACGGCTGGAGGGCGAGGCCGAGGCGGCGGCGATCGGTGCGAAGGGGGCGGCCGAGGCCGAGGCGATGCGGCAGAAGGCCGACGCGTTCGGGCGGTACGGCGAGGCGGCGGTGCTGCAGATGCTGGTCGAGGTGCTGCCGCAGGTCGTCGCCAAGGCGGCCGAACCGCTGGCCGCGGTGGACAAGATGACGGTGATCTCGACCGACGGAGCCGCGCGCATTCCCCGCGCGGTCGCCGACAACGTCGCCCAGGGGCTCGAACTCCTCGGCTCCACCACGGGGGTTGACCTCGCGGAACTCCTGAAGGGCGTCGTGCGGGGCGGTTCGGCGGCAGGGGGCCGCGAGGCGCGGGGTGGTTCGGCGGCAGGGGATCGCGAGGCGCGGGCCGGTGACAACGGCAAGGTGGAGATCGGCGAGTGA
- a CDS encoding cation:proton antiporter: MHNTTAMLIELGAIILALGLLGRLAGRVGFSPIPLYLLAGLAFGHGGILPLQASEEFVATGAEIGVILLLLLLGLEYSASELVTNLKTQYPSGAVDFVLNAAPGAAMALLLGWGPVAAVALAGVTWISSSGVIAKVLGDLRRLGNRETPVVLSILVLEDLSMAVYLPILTALLAGVSLAGGALTLLIALGTVVTVLYVALRHGRLISRAVSSDNAEMLLLVVLGLTLVVAGIAQHLQVSAAVGAFLVGIALSGEVAEGASSILTPLRDLFAAVFFVFFGLHTDPADIPPVLLPALALAAVTTVTKIATGYWAARRAGISVKGRWRAGGTLVARGEFSIVIAGLAVGVEPRVGPLATAYVLILVVLGPLTARWTEPLAHRLTRRAPARAREEAREEPTVRPESSPEPSTEAVHANA; this comes from the coding sequence GTGCACAACACCACAGCCATGCTCATCGAACTCGGGGCGATCATCCTCGCCCTGGGTCTGCTGGGCCGCCTCGCCGGACGGGTGGGCTTCTCACCCATACCCCTCTATCTGCTCGCCGGACTCGCCTTCGGCCACGGCGGCATCCTTCCGCTGCAGGCCAGCGAGGAGTTCGTCGCCACCGGTGCCGAGATCGGCGTCATCCTGCTGCTGCTTCTGCTCGGCCTGGAGTACAGCGCCTCCGAACTCGTCACCAACCTCAAGACCCAATACCCCTCCGGCGCCGTCGACTTCGTCCTCAACGCCGCCCCCGGCGCCGCGATGGCGCTGTTGCTCGGCTGGGGGCCGGTCGCCGCCGTCGCCCTCGCGGGCGTCACCTGGATCTCCTCCTCCGGCGTCATCGCGAAGGTGCTCGGCGATCTGCGCCGCCTCGGCAACCGCGAGACCCCGGTCGTGCTGAGCATCCTCGTCCTGGAGGACCTCTCCATGGCGGTGTACCTGCCGATCCTCACCGCCCTGCTCGCCGGGGTGAGCCTCGCGGGCGGCGCGCTCACCCTGCTGATCGCGCTGGGCACCGTGGTCACCGTCCTCTATGTCGCCCTGCGCCACGGCCGGTTGATCAGCCGCGCCGTCTCCTCCGACAACGCCGAGATGCTCCTGCTCGTCGTCCTCGGGCTCACCCTCGTCGTCGCCGGGATCGCCCAGCACCTCCAGGTGTCGGCCGCCGTGGGCGCGTTCCTGGTCGGCATCGCGCTCTCCGGCGAGGTCGCCGAGGGGGCCAGCAGCATCCTGACCCCGCTGCGGGACCTCTTCGCCGCCGTCTTCTTCGTCTTCTTCGGCCTGCACACCGACCCCGCCGACATCCCGCCCGTCCTGCTCCCGGCCCTCGCGCTGGCCGCCGTCACGACGGTGACGAAGATCGCGACCGGCTACTGGGCCGCGCGCCGCGCCGGGATCTCGGTCAAGGGCCGCTGGCGCGCGGGTGGAACGCTGGTCGCGCGCGGCGAGTTCTCCATCGTCATCGCCGGCCTCGCGGTCGGCGTCGAGCCCCGCGTCGGTCCCCTCGCCACGGCCTACGTCCTCATCCTGGTCGTCCTCGGCCCCCTCACCGCCCGCTGGACCGAGCCCCTGGCCCACCGGCTCACCCGCCGCGCGCCGGCCCGCGCCCGGGAAGAGGCCCGGGAAGAGCCGACGGTGCGACCCGAGTCCTCGCCCGAGCCCTCGACCGAGGCCGTGCACGCGAACGCCTGA